A genomic segment from Rubrobacter tropicus encodes:
- a CDS encoding C40 family peptidase yields MGSAVPRGLAAMVAAILVGLALAAGAARGEESPDAATTAARASGGDVVREAREYLGRPHDYRNRRCRASAATIDTPCLTRVVYARFGVVLPDDVRRQWKYGKRIASADLRPGDAVFFDADKNGYLDTVGVYSGSGYFVHASGYFGRVVETQMRFQNGYRGAKRMPVR; encoded by the coding sequence ATGGGATCAGCGGTGCCCAGGGGCCTGGCAGCAATGGTGGCGGCGATCCTGGTCGGGCTTGCCCTGGCGGCGGGCGCGGCCAGGGGGGAGGAGAGCCCCGACGCGGCGACAACGGCCGCGAGGGCGTCGGGCGGCGACGTGGTGCGGGAGGCCCGCGAATACCTGGGCAGGCCGCACGACTACCGGAACCGCCGCTGCCGGGCGTCGGCGGCGACCATAGACACCCCCTGCCTGACGCGCGTGGTCTACGCGCGCTTCGGCGTCGTCCTGCCGGACGACGTGCGCCGGCAATGGAAGTACGGCAAGCGCATCGCGAGTGCCGACCTACGGCCCGGCGACGCGGTCTTCTTCGACGCCGACAAGAACGGCTACCTCGACACCGTCGGCGTCTACTCCGGTAGCGGGTACTTCGTGCATGCCTCGGGCTACTTCGGCAGGGTGGTCGAGACGCAGATGCGCTTCCAAAATGGTTACCGCGGGGCGAAGAGGATGCCTGTGCGCTAA